ttcgGATAAAAATTCTGAAGTAtcatattttaagtttttggaaaaaaaatggatgtttacaatcttatgtttataatatgatattttgataattttatccaaattttggaagttttgtactaggggtattttggtcatttagaCAAAATTGTACAATGCTAACAGAGGCTAACCGGACGATGATGGTAAATTGTAGAAGTTAGGCGAAATTCAATGACATATTGTAGAAcatgacaaagtcagtggcaaatcatAGCCgagtgacaaagtcagtggcatataatggattctctcaaATATAATTGGGCTGTAGAAAGATAGCCAAACTAACATATATGGGTTGTAAACTTGAGgaaaaggaataagtctattttacctatCTCCTGTTTTGCTTATGATCAAATGGCATCTCTCAAcccaaaaccgggtataatgcTTCCCTCAACATaaaaaaccggtgcaaattgCAAATTAGCTCCATTAGTGGTTTAGACAATTGTTTATGCTAAGTCGgtagaaaattttttaaaaataatagtgGGACCTATATGTCATCCCCTTTCTATCTGACACATATGTGCAAATTAAATTGGCTctacccattgcaacgcacggacatcTTTTCTAGTTGAAAAGTTTGTGCTGCCTATCCcatttatatatacatgtatatatttgaGATAAATTTTGCTACATAACATCGTTAACTTCACGTTTTAACTATAGGAAGCCACAAAAGTGAACCTTTAGAAGATCACATACTCAAAGTTGGATATTTGCTAGTGTACACTACACCAATTAAAATATTTACTTTTAGttgaattggagagagaaatcgTGTGAAATGTCGAAAATACCTttgagcccacatgtcatatctcCCATccatcttctcttctctctatcccctccaTCCACATCAGCAATGCCGGAGGaccgccgccactgccctcTCGTCCCCAATCTCAATCGCCTTCACTACCTCCCTCTAGCAATCAGCCCATGTGAGTCCATTCTCATCCACCAGCTGTCCAATGACCGCCGCCACAACCCTATCGTCGCCATCCTtggctgccaaggccacctcccTCCCCCTGTCGGCCCGCGCAAATCCCCTTCTTGTGTAGATCACCGCTGTCCGACGACTACCACCACATCTTCTTGTCCATCCCTTGCCAActcctcgcctccctcccgccCATGTGGACCTCCTCCCCGTCCAGATTAACGCCATTGTGGTCCAGgtagaggaagaaggagaggcgGTGACACAACAATAGCAGTGGCAGCTCGGCCTCGAGGGAGTTGTCGGCCGTCTCAGGAGACGACGAGTCCCTGCCTCACCACACTTTTGTGTTGATGTGGACGGAGGGGATGAGAGAAAGATAGGAGTGGGAAAGCTGAAATGTGGGCCCGTGAGTATTCCTGACATTTCAAACGATTTATTTCTCCTATTCAATtagaaataaatattttaaagttaTGGTGTCCATCAATAAATATCCAACCTTTGAAAGTGTCGTTCTCCCAATTTTACGGTATAGCTAAAATCATGATGTTACAATGTGATGTAACAAAATTTGCCTATATTTGAATACCAAGTTCAGTTTAAACTACTGACTATTTCGATGCATTCCTGATTTATTTGCACATATTTCATAACTCAGCTCATCAGCAGGTCATCCCTTCCACAAAACCGAGCTATGTCGCCGTGGATTTATGTTGTAGCTATGGTGCCAGAACAAAACATTTAATGGAGCATTAAGGGAGTTGTACATACTACATGGTTCACAGGCACACACAGCTCATGGGATTTGCTGTACAATAATGTTGACAGCTATAGCCAAGATCACTACAAAGTTTCCAAAATTAAGAAAACCAAATTAAACCATACAATAAGACCATCCTCTTGTTCTTCTCACAAAACCCTTAAACCCCTATAAATACCTCCCCCATGGCACCCAAGATTCCACAACACAAACACTTGCAACCCCCAAGCATTTCCGTTTCTTGCTCTCCTCCGTCCGTCGAGCCAATCAGGCAAGCGAGAGCAAACGCAATGGGCAAAGAGGCCGacgtcgaggccggcggcgtCCGGGACTACGAggacccgccgccggcgcctctcGTCGACATCGACGAGCTCGGGAGGTGGTCGCTGTACCGCGCCGTCATCGCCGAGTTCGTGGCCACGCTGCTGTTCCTGTACGTCACGGTGGCCACGGTGATCGGGTACAAGCACCAGACGGACGCGTCGGCgtccggcgacgacgcggcgtgcggcggcgtgggcgtccTCGGCATCGCGTGGGCGTTCGGCGGCATGATCTTCATCCTGGTGTACTGCACCGCCGGCATCTCCGGCGGGCACATCAACCCGGCGGTGACGTTCGGCCTCTTCCTGGCGCGCAAGGTGTCCCTGGTCCGCGCCATCCTCTACATCGTGGCGCAGTGCCTCGGCGCCGTCTGCGGCGTCGCGCTCGTCAAGGGGTTCCAGAGCTCGTTCTACGACaggtacggcggcggcgccaacgagctcgccgccggctacTCCAAGGgcaccggcctcgccgccgagaTCATCGGCACCTTCGTGCTCGTGTACACCGTCTTCTCCGCCACCGACCCCAAGCGCAACGCCCGCGACTCCCATGTCCCGGTAAGCACCGGAGACACACACTTCATACTTGTGATTGCACGTTGCAAGAACTCGATCTCATTGCCTCTCTTTTTTCAATGAATTAATCAATCAAGGTGTTGGCGCCGCTGCCGATCGGGTTCGCCGTGTTCATGGTGCACCTGGCGACCATCCCCGTCACCGGCACCGGCATCAACCCGGCGAGgagcctcggcgccgccgtcgtctacAACAACAGCAAGGCATGGAGTGATCAGGTACATATGTTCTTCCAAGATTACTACTATCAAACAGAAAAATATGCATGGTTTCATCATGCGGTTGAACTCTGAATTATCAAGCTATGAACTGATATTGCAATTGCATTGCTGTTCATCTGTGTGACGCAGTGGATCTTCTGGGTTGGGCCGTTCATCGGGGCGGCGATCGCAGCGCTGTACCACCAGATCGTCCTTCGTGCCAGCGCCAGGGGGTACGGCTCCTTCCGGAGCAATGCTTAAGCCGCAATCAAATGTGCTCTTTCTCCTTTCAGAGTTTAAGGTGAATGGGAAGAACAGAGCACAGGGTGATCAGTAGTAGAAGCGGCTTCAATTAAGAAGAGTGAAGCCTGCACCCTCAAGTGTTTTGTGTGTGCGCTATCAAAAGCAAGTGTGACATTGTTCGATCGAATAAATTATGATATATATGAATGAATGCAAGATATGAGGAGAAATTGTGTCGCTTCTTCTATTGATTCTCTTAACAAAATATTGTGGGATTCGTACAGCTTATTTGCGAAGAACTAAGCATAAATTCCATGTTTGGTGTAATAAAAGTAAAAGGTTTGTTCTGGTCCAACGTACCTCAAGGTACCAATACCACCAGGTTTTTCAAGAATCAGGACATTCAATCTAGGAGGGTAATCGAGAAGAAAATacttgatttatttttatcttacctttttattattattaaacttatggctgtgtgtcttatgacagaagccggagatgtaatccatttccattatctaaaaatcgAGAAGTCTCACTCCGGTGCTCTCTACCTACCGTAGAAAAAAATCTGAACGATTGATCTCATTTGATTTAATAGTTCATATCTATTTCTACTACCACCATACTTAGTGGTAGTAGAATCATGGAGGGATGCTTTTGCCAAGCACCGCTGCCACCACTGCTAATTGAGTCCTCGAGCACCGCCAAATCCATTGCTTGACCACCACTCCTGGAGCATCTTCGCTCCACACGGTGACACAAACCGGCCACCTCGCTGCCGACGACAATTGTGCATCGCCGTCTCAGGGATTTGGGTTAGAAACTGCAGTTTCCAGTTTCCACATGCCTCGCCGAAACATATCGCTCACATTGATTGATCCTAATCTCCAACacgaatttttaattttatccaTCCACCTCGCTCAACATGGTCAGTTACCACCTGATGATGGAGTAAATGGTACCTCAAGGTACTGATTAACACCAACCATCCGATCAGACCCTGCCAATGACTGAGATTTTGTACCGGATTGCCTGTTGTACTGTAAAATCTCTCTTAAAAAGTACCCCGTTTTCTTTTACAACCAGAAGCCAAGGAAGAACCACTAAAATTAATTGGGCAAATGGTGGAAGTATTATGACTGAGCTGTAAGCAGGGTTCATAATGTGTGTCGGATGTTCCGCTTGTCTATGAATTTATTTTAgtattgcaaaaaaaattccaatttCAAATCTTCCCACCCCTGCATCTACATGCCTATTGCATGCGGGCATGTAATTTTTAGTCTTTACATGAAAGTTTTGAATATCctatagaaattatttttagattgaGTGGTTTTTCTCTTTGAATCTATTTTATAATAAACTGAAGTTTTTGTACATAATGTTTTTACATATAAAGATTTTTAGTTTCTAGTCAAAGTTTTCTATGGAGTTttgaaatctatctatctattattatatactaaaagtccattaaacttcctacaaacgctcctaaaccgccatgtGGCACCCTACAAACGTTCCTAAGCCACCACGTGACgctttaataaattagagaaaaaatatgaaaaaagaaaaaacatctaaccatcaattttcatttaaaacgGTGGACCCGATACTATTAACCATTAGATCAAAACTTAATCCCCCTCACCCTTTCCTTGGCCGTCCCCACATGTGTACGTACTTACGTACAAATTCCTCCCCCATcaatctcttcttttctttcctaatTAAGGCAGTCAAAAATACACACCATAATTTGTTACCGTGGAATCAAAAGATCTGTTTTTCCATGGAGTTTTAGCCGGGAGCGAACACACAATCACTGTTATATAAAAGAGTGGTCTCGATGTTACTGTAAGTAAAAAATGTGTCTTCATGGGTCTCATATTTTacgggaaaaaaaatacatatttgaaATATGAGGATGGCATGAGCTGTCAATTATATGGGATTCTTTGCAACGAGCATAATTGTGACCCATTACATATAATCTGATGTGTAATTTCAGTGCAGTCTAAAGTTTATGGATTTTAATGTAGTCTATGATGagcataattttaattttatatataatatttgtaaCACAATATATAATCTATGATGATAACATAagttatcttattaaaaataactttctaaaatagatataatctaatggtctaaaataatggacccactaatttaaatgaaaatcgacagAGAACTTTCTAAATAGATATAATCTAGCAATCTAAAATAacaggtccaccaatttaaataaaaatcaacaaTAAGATTGTAGAATACCACGTGACGGCCTAAGAGAGTTTTactacaaatgctcctaagcCACAACGTGGCatcttaaattagagaaatttctaaaaattctaagaaataaaaactaaacatctagccatcgattttcattaaatcaggtggacccgttatttacCACCGTTAGATTTatccaaagaaaaaaatagatattTTTGAAACATGGCAGGCGTTTATATGGATCATACATAATTGTTTATACCGAtggattaaatattatatattttaaaagctaACAAATAGCATGGAAAAATATCTAagcaatgttgatgaagaaataaTACTTTTGAAAGCAGGTGTTATCCGGTTGATATTTCGCCTATATAAGCTTTTCAAATGCAATCTAAATACATGCCCGTACAATATAAGTTTTTCAAACATGGCAATATAAGTTTTTTGTAGTAGTACTTTTGAAAAACTGGTGTCATCCGGTTGATATTCCACCTATATAAGTTTTCAAACACAATCTAAAATACATACCCGCgcaatgcgcgggctaccttcctagttattttaaaaattagtgATTTTTTCCttgttaatatattttataaaaacattgaagtttttgtaaatatttttagtttttagtgaaattttatatagaaagtttcctTTTGAGATTTCCTTGTTTCCTTTTGAGATTTCCTTCGGAGTATTTTTTTGATCAAAGTGCGTAAAAACGGACCTGAGAAAATAAATGTGAGAAAAGAGTCTCACTATACAAACGATTCAGGTGTATAGCAATATGACCCACGTACACCTGAAGCCATATAGCGATAGATGAATAAAAGGGTTTGAGATTCACCTGCGTGGTAGCTGTTGATCATACAAATTTCCCTATGAAAAAACGTACCAAATCAAGGAAAACCGGTAGCGCATTAACGTGGCGTTCGTTGACTTGTTTCTTGCACGAACATCCGCGTCGTAGATGCCCCTTAGATGACCATCCATCgtacattgttttttttccttatcgATCAGAATTCTAATACATTGACGTGCACAAAAACTAATCAGTGAGGCCTCTCGATATTGTCTTATCACGTGACGCCAACCATAGAAACCGTGGAGAAGCCAGCGCATATGCATGCCTTTTATTTCTATtacacatgcatgtattttttcccttacaaagttttctctcaaattacttatccgatctataatccgattacaccattgcgttcgttgcaattaaatcttcaaaactagatcttacatgattatactacgatgaaaaaatatttatacttgtaaattacttttattatatatagttaagttacttttatcatatacttaagttacttttatcatatatataaattactttttataTATTCATAATGCTTTAAGTCGATTATGTTTATTATAGTTTTTAGTCAATTCTATAATTTATggactttaaatttaatttttagatacaaaatatttttctctcgaatttacttctaatgttgtAACAACTTACTTCTATTTTGTACTAACTTACCTCTATTGCATAGCTAAGTTACATCTATTGCATAGCTAAGTTACTActacaatttaaataaattacttttaaattaatgaaatgtttgaatatattcaaCATGGATATTGTTTTGTCTCATATCTTATGTAGAGTACAATGATGTAAATAAATAGATCATGAAAATAATAcgtgatttaaaatatataagttattaaagagCTTGAATCtataagtaatttatatataggacaaaagtaacttacatatataataaaagtaatttacaacatagatatttttttatcagaatataatcgtttaagatcttgttgtaaagatttaattgcaatgatcATAacagtgtaatcggattatagatcggataagtaatttaggagaaaattctcaaggaagaaaaaaaaaaggcatgtaCTGTTGAGTGTACTAGTAACGTTTTGGGAAGAGAAGGGCGTCGCTGGTTAGCGATATGCCGCTAGCGCGCGATCTAGCCGTGTCCATTGACGTGCAATATTTTTGTGTGTTCACCAAAAAAAATTGTCGATCAATATGCCAAATAAATCCAACCTTCACTTTTCTTTCTTGGTAACAGCGACATCTTCCGAGGCTAAACAACAAAAGCATGCGTCACTGCAATGCTGCAAGTTAAAGAGCCCTTTCAAGGGCCAACAGCATTACATCACTGAGGTCTTTTTCATGGTTCCTGTTCGTTCTTAGGTCCTTGTCTTGCCCAAATTAGAGTACACATCATATAGACCGGCAGAGAACAGCAATTGCCCCAAAAATATTTCATCTTTTATTAGCAGGGACTTTCACCAGTTCATGACGGTGGTCGGTGTTGCTGCTCTATTGTGCTCAATTATTAGATGTGCACTGAATTTCTCTTCAAATATCGTTTTCAATTAGGGGGCAGTCGGCGCGACGGTGCAGATCCTGGATTAACTTTTTTATGGTTTCATCCGCCACATCCCGGAGAAATTTGCcgactaaacttttttttttttcagaatctcCTTCGCTCTGATGCTTGCTTTGTACGTTAGCATCTCTTGATGTTGAACTGAGTAATTAGGCCAGTCCAAAATCTGGTAAGCGCTGAGTGCCACATCCAGCAAATCTAAGTCTTAGCAGAAACATCAAATTCGTTGGACGAAGGACCTTAGATGCAAAACAAAACCGGCTCGAATGAGCTGATTCATCAGCTTCCCCTTTTTGTTTTCTCGTTCAAAGCTGCAAGTGTTGTTTATCGTCGACAACCACTCAACCAGTACCTATATATTGTTATAGGGTCATCGGTGCCGTGTGAGGGTTGTCGGTTGGAAAAACCGGCACTTACGAGAGATTTTCAAACCAACACCGATTAGCCTTTGACACCTGATCTATCCTACATTACTTGTGCCTTCCTCTCGGTGTTGTCGTGATTGACGAAGACCTCGATCGACGTAGGCAACGCAGTTGCGCTTGTACTGCTCGATGATGttgcactactagaaaaatagtttttcgAGGCAGCCAAAAATGGTTTTTCAGGCGGGGGAAAGGACCGCCTGCATGCAAAGACTTGCGAAAATAGATGGGTCCACCATTGAAAatcatttttgcaggcggcaTCTATTTTTATAGGCGGTAGAACcatccgcctgcaaaaatatttttagcgaataaaaaaaatctggcgCCACCACCCCGCCGGCGGTGCCACTGGCCTCCCCTCCCCGGATCCAGGCGTTGTCGTCATCGTCGCAGTCGCGGTAGTCATCGTCGTCACGGCCGGGCGTGGAGGAGTAGAGCtacgggagaggagagggaggggaggtgcCGCTCCAAccgcaccgacgccgacgccccccttcagccgtgccgccgcctcccctcccctcccctccctggATCCAGTCGGCGTCATCGTCAcagtcggcgtcgtcgtcgtcgtggccagCCGCGGAGGGAGATGAGAGGAAGGGGAGCTACACCTCCCCTCCTGCCGTGCCGCCATGGAAGCTCCTCGTCACCGccgtctcccctctcctccctagATCCAGGCGGCGTCATCATTAGCGTCGTTGTTGTTGCGGCTAGCCGCGgagggagaggaaagagaggggagccgcgccaccgccgctgccccccccccccccccccccgccctccGTCTATGCCACTGCCTCCCCTCCCATGCCCGGATCTAGGCGGTGGTGTTGTCgcagtcggcgtcggcgtcggcgcggccgaCCGCGGAGGGAGAGTAGagctgagggagaggagagagaggggagctgCACCTCCCCTCCGCCTAAtatgggaggggaggggagggagctggagggaaatgagagagagaggggggtgaGGAAAATGAGGGGTGGAGAGGATAAGATGCTAGAGGAAAAGATAAGGATAgaacttagattttttttctgtaggcatgatttttgcaggcagaCTATGTcactaccaaaaaaaaatttgtggcaGTCTGTCGTATCCTTATAAGCATATATACCAAATACTTATATATGTCCACAAGGATACAAGGCGAGATGTAATGTCTTACCCTGACAACTGGAGCTTGGACACCTGCAGTAATGGTTCCATTTATTTTTCACCAGCTATATTGCTTAATACATCGGTTGGTTCACTGACCAACTTATTATCACCATGACGATTCCCTATACCTAGCATGCAGGTATATGTCCTCTTGTATGACTCTAAATACTAAGTAGACCACACTCCCCACTAGGTTTGCGTGTCATCATTTCCCTCAGACATCTCATCTTGATTAGTTTCTGCGCACATCAAATAGTAATAATATATGAGTATGTTGTACATACTCAGCAAGATTAGTAcatatagctatatatatatgtttttaaaagaaaaataatattgcCCGTAGATATTAACAACTGAGAAATAATAAAAGACATTACACAGAGTAAATGAGTTAAATATACACTACAAAGGTATTAAAATAATCTCGTTCCTTCAATCCATTTTCCTCCCCAACTAGTGATACCCTCATCTGAGAATCACGCCGCCAAATTCCCTACTTGTGTGAGGCATTCCTCATCTCACACTGATATCAGCCGACCCGATATCGTTGTCTCAAATATCGGTCGTCTCAGGCTTAGTATCACAATCACATTATTATTTTCACTGATAAAATCATCGATCTATTATTCGGATGTTAATAATATTTACTGTTAGATTGTTAGTATCACCATCTTAATATAATACAGGTAAACAAATTTAGTTAGAGATGATTAAGTAAAATAGCTAATGGGCGCAGTCTTGCCAGGTCTCCTGCTGTTCTACCCGTGCGTCCCACCTAGAAGACTTCTACTAGCTCTAATGCTCTCAAATTTCTCACGGACCTCACCACAGCCAGAGCagaaaaaagtagtaagtaCTACTGATGGACAAGTGGTGTAGGATCAAGTACGGCTTAAATAGAGTTGTTTTCTTCAGTCTGGGGAGGACATCTGTCCAGAGGCATGATGAGGTCTCTCTCTTCCTTACCTTGGAAGGGTTTGATCCTATCCATCAAGACTCAGTGATATTTATTTATCTGTCCTCCTCTCGCAAAACAATTCATGAGTCACAATAGAATGTATTTAAGGTTACGCATCGAGCGATTccctgatgctgctgctgtcaCAATAGAATGTATTTAAGTTTACGTATCGAGCGATtccctcctgctgctgctgctgctattattattattattattattattattattattattattattattattattattattattattattattattattattattattattattattattattattattattattattattattatttactaTTACAGGCCACATAAGGTTCTCCTGCGAAAATTAATCTTTTTTAAGCGCACCACTTAAGAGGTCACTCTACGAAAATAAAGGTATTTTCGTATGTGAACCTATTAAGTGGTCCGTCtagaaaaaattgattttcatagGCGGACGCCGAGCTTCACCCTGGTTTATATTTTCATAGACGGTCATTTAACTTCAAAAGTCATACCcgtctggaaaaaaaaacctcacGTCCgtgaaaatgctttttctagtagcgTTGGCTTGCTCAGCCTGGGCCATCCTGACAGTCTCGCCAAAACCGGCCATGGTGGCGCGGATGTGCTCACGGAGCTCTGGGAAGAGGATGCAATCCACAATGCTCATGAGGGCGTCGATGTACTCCTGGCGCGCACCTTGAGACAGCTCCGTCTTGCTCCCCTGATCCTCCGCCTTGATCGGGATGCTCATCACCTCCCACTTTCCCTCGCCCACCGCCGTCATGCTGTGGTTCGACTCCGCCACGGCACTCGTTGTCGGCAGGGGCATCCCGGTTAAATTGGGTCCCCGtgcaaaatattaaaatgaGGTTCTAATGACCTAGTAAAACTTTTTATAGTAAAATTaaataatagtaataataacATATATGATTTCGTAATAAACCTTTCCGTCAAAACCTCGATCGATTAGGGAAATTGCAGGTGTAAAataacgattttgctatatatttgtcgataaattttcctccaaaaatttgacagatgtaattacagtacaatcatagtgtaattacactgtaacttacatgtaatatcactgtaactatagtgtaacttgtatgtaactttcaaaaatctctccgtaacatgttatttcagtaaaatggaggtcgtgggaacaaactctttcacatatgtgtgtgctatgatttgttttcttcctcaccaaaataaatcttgtaatagatctaacaattcaaaattatgtgaaacttacatataagttacactttagttacatgcaagttacagtgtaattacatataagttacagtaaAATTACACTATAAtgatactataattacatttgtcaaatttttaggagaaaatttgtgaaCAAATGTAGTATAGGTAGTCCCGTAAAATAAAGCTTCGGAGGTGCAAACTAGTCCTCAGCTCACGGGCTCTCGGTTGCTTGGGCTGAACGGCCGTGTCGATGATACAGGTATAGAGTAgcccatataaactggattgGGCCGTGCCATACTGTCATTGTAATAACAGCTCTGGTGGGTTCAGATCATCAGATCAGATGCATACAACAGTTAGAAGTGGAGAATTTGTTCTTGCTACTCCTAATTTCACATTTTCATTTTTGTCAGTTGAGTTTGTTTCTGTGCTGGGGGCTAATAGGAAAAGGTAACCTACTACAGTCACAATATCTTGTGGCTGGCTGGGGGCTGATACTAGCATGAGATTTTGTTAATCCTACGGTGACCTTTATTAGTTGGTTAATCAAACAACTTCATTGCCTCATCATTCCATTACCAGCAATGCCTCTGCTAGCTGCTGGCCTGCCAAATACCATTTTCTATTCCCAGCATCACACAGGTTTCTTCAGGCGTCTCACCATCGGCTCCAGTTAGCTCACAAGTCACTGTCTTCTCAAAATTATACTCCTACGGCGACAACGCTAATACTATCCACaagttaaaaaagaaagaagaagatatCCTTTTAGCTCCAGCTGTTTCTAAGCCTAGGTTTTATTTCTTACTCGTGGAGATTCGACCATCTACCTTAA
The window above is part of the Oryza sativa Japonica Group chromosome 7, ASM3414082v1 genome. Proteins encoded here:
- the LOC4343121 gene encoding aquaporin PIP2-5, which codes for MGKEADVEAGGVRDYEDPPPAPLVDIDELGRWSLYRAVIAEFVATLLFLYVTVATVIGYKHQTDASASGDDAACGGVGVLGIAWAFGGMIFILVYCTAGISGGHINPAVTFGLFLARKVSLVRAILYIVAQCLGAVCGVALVKGFQSSFYDRYGGGANELAAGYSKGTGLAAEIIGTFVLVYTVFSATDPKRNARDSHVPVLAPLPIGFAVFMVHLATIPVTGTGINPARSLGAAVVYNNSKAWSDQWIFWVGPFIGAAIAALYHQIVLRASARGYGSFRSNA